Sequence from the Scomber scombrus chromosome 1, fScoSco1.1, whole genome shotgun sequence genome:
tccttccttcctcccttccgcttttcctttcttctttccttcctccctcctaccttccttccttctttcctttcctctcttccttcctccctcctttccttccgtcctacctcctttcctcccttccttccttgactcgaggacaacaggagggttaaatgacttTGAACGCATCATTTCTCCTCAGTCCTGTGAATCACTGTGATTGGTCGTTTGGCGCCACCTGCTGGTCAAAAATAAGAACTCCACACTTTACTTCAACATttacaactttatttaaataaacagaattaagtgcacatttaaaacagtgtAGATCTAAGTGtaaagaaagtagaaaaagagtgaaaacatttttatcatcataaaATTCATCATCAGAGTCTGTGATGAACTAAACGTGTCGATCACAAGGTTTCTACTCGGTGTTCGTTCTCTTTCTCCTCAACACCCGATCACATCTCTGACTGACAGACTTGTTCATTATGAACCATCATGAATGTCAGTCACAGATAATCAATAACAACCTGAGATCCTCCCAGAGCAGCATTAAAGGGACAGTCTGACATTTAAGGAGATAACTCACTTTACTTCCTACAGATGGGTTAAAAGAGGTGATGCTACGCTCATATGTCAAATATCTCCAATTATCTCTATTAATAGTTTAGTCTGTTAATTgttaaatggtgaaaaataccAGTTAAATACCAGTTATTATTTCCCACAGCTCAAATATCTTCAGTCCAAAATATTTAGCTTACAGTTAAATGTGAAAGGCAgcaaatctttacatttgaaaagctggaattttggcatttttgatGTCGTAAAATTactaaaacaattaatcaataatagtaatagttgTTTAGTAACTCTGTCGAtggactaattgattaatcgttgCAGCTGCTAACTGGAAACAACTCGTCTATCAGCATCTAAAACATTAAGacttctttatttaattagtgCGAAAACATCATGAACTCAGCGCTGGTTGCCTAGGAGACATAATGAGATATCACATGTTAATTAATGAGATTTGGAGCTTTAACAAAGACAGGTTTGCATCAAACTTATCGGACAGATACGAGAATGCAAACCATCTTTTCTTCCAACTCGctataaaatgttgaactgttcctttaacttttgaaaagctggaattttggcatttttgatgtaaaattactaaaacaataaatcaattataGAAATAGTTGTTTAGTAATTCTGTCGAtggactaattgattaatggaCGCAGCTGCTAACTTAGCACGAAGACCCGAAACAGCTCGTCTATCAGCACCTAAAACGTTAAGacttctttatttaattagtgTAATAACTCAGCGCTGGTTGCCTAGGAGACATGACGAGATATCACGAGATTTGGAGCTTTAACAAAGACAGGTTTGCATCAAACTTATCGGATAGATACGAGAGTGCAAACCAATCTTGCAAACCAAATCTTTTCTCCCAACTctctaaaaaaatgttgaactgttcctttaacatttacgacttatttatttaattagtgCGAAAACTCAGCGCTGGTTGCCTAGGAGACATAGCGATCTATCACATGTTAATTAATGATATTTGGAGCTTTAACAGAGACAAGTTAGACCCTCTctataaaatgttgaactgttcctttaaactTTTACACGTCGCTGCTTCACTCAACGTTAAATCAGTTTAATTTCTGAATTCATTTGTTCTTCTATCGAGTCGACAGCGTTCTGCCGTCTAACACTGAGTGGATCGTGTGTTTGTTTAGTGTTCGTACAGACTAAAGCACTTCATCTCTGCTCTTTAGTTGAGTTAGAGTCTAGTTATTGTTGTTACTGAAGGTTTAACACAGACACTTAGTGATGGATTTACTGGTTAAACAGTCCCGGTGGGTCACAAACTAGTGATTTATTAAATCAGGTTGCATCGTTAAAAAGTGTTGATCTATGTGAACAGGAAGTGACCGAAGCTTTAAAAGCCAAaatattgaatgtgtgtgttctgacaGACGTTAAATGTGAAGTGTGACGTCGTGTGTGTTAAACTAACGGATCTCctctaaaacaacaacaacgacaacgAGCTGCAACCTGTTTTAAtttgaaggtgtttttttttatcgaTCTCAGTGATGTCATCGGTGTCGTGGTGACGAGCTCGGTGTCACATGACGCAGCGTCCGACCGGCTCAGGAGGATCCAGACTAAACGAGGTTCGGTCGAGCTCGTCAGactgaaacttttttttgtgattcTGATTTGAGACGAAAAAGATTTAAacgtcttttttttaacacttttatcgACTCGACAACAAAAGTGCAGCGAAGTCTCTGTCCGATCTCAGTCCGTCTGCCGATCGGCTGATAGGCTGATCGGCAGGTCTCCATGGTTACGGGTCTGCGTCAGAGCGAGTCGTCGAGCGGCGCCATGAGCAGCTGCAGCTCTTTGAAGACGCTGCCATGACGACCGACCTGCACCGCCTTGTTCTTCACCATGTTGCTCAGATTCTTCAGCTGCTTACAGCAAACTCTGCATTTATGATGCCTGAaatataaacagataaaaaacatcaatagGTCTGTCAAATATCAGGAGAAGATGATTAATAAAGACGATACTACAGAACTTATATAAACCACAACGTGTTTACATTTGAGCTTTTTTGAggaaacatttctgtaaagGATTCAATTATAAAAATAGTTATTGATAAATGTCTTGATAATCAATTAAAGGACTAATTGTTGCTGCTCTTTCGCCGAAGATGTTCATAAACACTTGATATACTACAGAAAGCCAGAGGAGACATTTGTGTAGTTATCAATTTAACCATCAATTATTTACCTCCATGTACAAACAGCTCCATCTATCATTAATATTCAGCatataaacaattaataaatggtttataaccaGGCGGgaagttctggtcctctgaaatgaggccaacgtggaagtaacttaaaactgcattctatcaaaaggccaccagggggcgaccgttttggtgtcaaaaggacttccgtctctatacaagtcaatggagaattcaccaacttctcacttgatttccaacctcagtaaacgttttcaaaatgtgtttatggtctcaatcgctagtttaaagccttcttcaatgcagtatgatgttcatttgggacattttggcctccctgattttatatgtgacgataaagcagggtatgcattagggcgtggctacgtggtgattgacaggttgattggttcacaggttcaggagggcgcctcatgctcctcctgatgcccatataagtagaatccatgtttttatttttcccagcatgcacctgacattttcaagatggcgctgctcagatccgatactattggcctccgagcagcagtccacaaaccaatgggtgacgtcacggatgttacgtccatttcttatatacagtctatggttataaGACTGTTGGAGTGTTAACATGAAGTCACTATAATAAATAAGCTGATAATAAATGTCCCGCCTGGCTTCCCGTAGCAGTGAGACGTTATTACTCACCGCTCTTCTCGTGTGATGTCGACTCCGACGGACGGCGTCGCCTTCAGCGTGTCAGAGATCAGCATCCAGAAATGTTTCATGATGAGTTTCAGAGACGTACAGCCGGTCTGCATGTAGCTGAGGACGCAGCGCGGGATTGGCCGGTTATAcgatgacatcacacaacaagcaaaaatgtcaacgtctgaacattttacacagaaaataaaccagagtttgttgttttaagCTTCGTTTTTATCTGCTGGAAACTGTTTGAAtcactttaatttaaactaattaagtattttaaatgaaaaattatgAATCATAAATATTAGGTAATATTAGGTATTAGGTTAGATCATGTAAACGTGTTCTCACCTCTCGTATTTACTCTGCAGCAGTTTGTCGATCTGAGGGAGAATCGTCGTACACAGATCCAGTTTCCATAGCGACCTGAAACAAAACAGGAAGTTCAGTTTTTATATCAGAAACTAAAAATGAATCCTGaagttatgttttatataatgtgtgtgtgtgtgtgtgtgtgtgtgtgtgtgtgtgtctgtgcatgtgtgtgtgtgtgtgtgtgtgtgtatgtgtgtatgtgtgcatgtgtgtgtgtgtgtgtgtgtgtgtctgtgcatgtgtgtgtgtgtgtgtgtgtctgtctgtctgtgcatgtgtgtgtgtgtgtgtgtgtgtgtgtgtgtgtatgtgtgtgtgtgtgtgtgtgtgtgtgtgtgtgtgtgtgtgtgtgcgtgtatatgtatgtgtgtgtgtgtgtgtgtgtgtgtgtgtgtgtgtgtgtgtgtgtgtgtgtgtgtgtgagtgtgtgtgagtgtgtgtgagtgtgtgtgtgtgtgtgtgtgtgtgtatatgtgtgtgtgtgtgtgtgtgtgtgtgtgtgtgtgtgtgtgtgtgtgtgtgtgtgtctcacggCTGCAGGTTGATGATGTTCAGGATGTCGACTACGATAGAAAGATCGTTCATAGAGACAGCGGTGTCCAGAGCGCTctgcagacaggaagtagaGAAGAAacttaataataacaataataataataacaataataatgaatagATCTGGAGTTATGATGATGTAACTGCAGGtcaattttcacttttttacatGCTCACAAACTACTATTGTTTAAATGATGTGAATGAGtccagacaggaagtgacatcacagaCCTTGATGTCCTCCCGCGCCCACACAGCTCGGATCGTCTGCAGGTTCTTGTGTCGGCTGCTCAGCATCACACACATGGTGTCATGACCCTTCTTAATCTGAGACAGAGCCTCCTCGTCGCTCAGGGCAACGCCGCGGTTGTTAGGAGACGACTGAGAGATCACAtgacacgcatacacacacacacacacacacacacacacacacacacacacaaacacacgcaagcacaattttacaataaaaattatgttttatgtacatTAGTCTCATATTGTTTATTATCAGCCTGTAAAGTCCCTTTTATTATGCTaaactgaatgaaagctgctttaaaagtttgattatttactttagtttaatacatttttaaaaatagacttttTTATCTATCAGTTCAGATATTTACTCCTCAGCGGATTAGATATTTTAATGATGCAacattatttaaccctcctgttgtcctcgagtcaaggaaggaagggagggaggaagggaggaagggaggaagaaggaaggaagaaggaaggaaggaaaggtggaaggaagggaggaagaaggaaggaaggaaaggagggaggaagggagaaagaaggaaggaaaggagggaggaaggaaggaaaggagggaggaagggagaaagaatgaaggagaggagggaggaaggaaagagagaagggaagaagaaagggagaaaggaaaggaaggaaggacggagggagaaaggaaaagaggaagggaggaaggaaggaaagaaggacagaggaaagaaggaagggaggaaggatagaaggaaggaagaaagggggatggaggaaggaaggaaggaaggaaggaaggaaggaaggaaggaaggaaggaaggaaggaaggaaggaaagaagtcagaacagacggggtcaatttgaccgggaggacgacacaaagtttAAATCAACCAAACATCTCTGCtctgtattaaaatgttaatttatatataattatgtatAAATGACACAGATCTTCTATAAaagctgtaaataaaacaacagatctgaagtttttctctcttttaagcTTAAATCACATCTATGAATCCTGTTTTCtggcttttctttttacattactTCAGTTTAAAGTTTATTCTCAGACTCACAGGCAGGAAGTCGGCCACGTTCAGTCCGATCGGCTCGTTCCTGGTGCTCAGGATGATTTTGGGTTGTGGTTTAGTTTTGGCGGCAGTGACGGCGggctgaggatgaggatgatgatgatgaggatgaggatgatgaggatgaggaggagggtcGCTGACGTTAGAGAACGCCGGGGCCGCGATGGGTGAAGAGACGGGACGCTTCACACAGGAGACGACTGTCGGCTCCACCCGCTGGACCGGAGTAGAGGAAGCGAGGGGAGTagtctgtaacacacacacacacacagatacacacagagacacacacacacattagactTCCTGCTTTGCTGCACAGTCTCAGATTAATGATGGTGGTGCGTTCACTGACCAGTTGCTTGTCGGGAAAAGGAGCGATCATGTCCTTCAGATGACGGCCGATCGCCAAAACTGTttctgaggaggaggagcagaagatgaagaataagaaggagaaggggaagaagaagaagaagaaaaagaagaagaagaagaagaagaagaagaagaagaagaagaagaaggaaaagaagaagaagaagaagaaagaaggaggaggaggaggaggaggagaagaagaacaagaagaaggaaaagaagaagaagaagaagaagaagaagaagaaagaaggaggaggaggaggagaagaacaaaaagaatgaaaagaagaagaagaagaagaagaagaagaagaagaagaagaagaagaagaagaagaagaagaagaagaagaagaagaagaagaagaagaagaagaagaagaagaagaagaagaagaagaagaagaagaagaagaagaagaagaagaagaagaagaaacaataaaCCAGATTACTGAGACATCTTGAGACGAGTTTCTACACTTTATACGTCTTCTCTATCAGTGTGTGATGAGTTAAAGTATCTATaacatataattatataattatataacatataaatataaatatgtgtttctggTGTGGTCTGATGGACTCACCGTCTTCTGGAGGAGCAGGAAACGGTTCTGATATCTTGGGAGGAGTCCGAGCTGGAAGAAAAGAGCAGCCGAGTTAGTGATGAACAGTTTAACTTATTGTTCTCTTCTATATATTATAgattaatcacattttcatttagtCTATTATATGTTTGAGGCGGTCGACCTACAGATGGCGTTCTTGGGCTGGAAGATCTCCTTGAAGTCTTCTGCGTTGTGGATCTCGGCTGAAGAAACGTTTTTATCGTCGGCTTCGTCTTCGCTGGGGCTCCGTCGCTCTCCTTCGGGGCTCCGCCGGTCAGCGTCCGAGCTCTGCTtcaccctgatgacatcacagcacgAGACGGAAACACGTTTAACAGCACGAGAcgtttagtttgttttattttaggaaaaggTCTCATGTTGCAGCGCtctattaaaataacataatattatatatatacaatatttgGTATTTATCTTTTACTGAAATTaagtatttaaccctcctgttgtcctcgagtcaaggaaggaaggagaggaggaaggaagggaaggaggaaggaaatgagggaggaagggagggaggaagggaggaaggaaaggaggaagtaagggaggaaggaaggaaaggaggaagtaagggaggaggaaggaaggaggaaggcaggaagaaaaggagggaaggacggaaagaaggaaggagggaggaagggaggaaggaaggaaggtaggacggagggaggaaaaaaggaaagggggagggagaaaggaaaagaggaagggaggaaggaaggaaagaaggaagggaggaagaaggagggaaggaaggaaagaaggaaggagggggggagggagaaaggaaaagaggtagggaggaaaaaaggacagatgaaagaagggagggaggaaggaaggaaggaaggaaggaaggaaggaaggaaggaaggaaggaaggaagattaaatacatgtaaagtCAGAAGCTTCCTGTCACAGTCAGACTCTTTCTAACAgactttatttctgtgatgTTGGACCGACAGCAGCTGTTAAACGAACTGCAGTCAGAGAAACTAAGAACTAAAAGCTTTAAACTCATCCTTCCTGTTTTATCTTCCCAGTAAAACCAGAATCAGCTCCGTCCTTCTGACCGAGGACACAGCAGACAGATCACTGAACAAGAGTCTCCTCACTGAACCAgaataaactgtaaatcagCTTATCTGTCTCCAGTCGTCTGTGACTTTATCTGCCAATCAACTCAGGTCAGAACAGCTGAGGCTCCTTTTAAACCTGGACTACAAACATTTATTACTCTAAAGATTTAAGTTCAGTTTAAAGTTTGTAATGAAACTTTTAGTTCTGAATCTGTAGAATTATAATTCCCTTTTTAATGAGAATAACAATAAAACTGTCTTATCTTATATGTTTGTCATGTATAatcctgttttcctgtttttgcaCATTAAGTCTCCTAAACTTGACTTCAGCGCCAAcaaacactgtgacatcatcaagaGGCTTCATACTTTTTACATTTGGGTCAGTGATGCTTgctagtgtccatgtggtttagtttaaatttaaagggttaaaatgataaaataaacgtatgaataacttcacacattctttttttgtggacccagcatcaaatttctgcttttaatccatttagagagaatacattagaggattatggcaaaaatgtctaagtggtgtaaccataaaaactttgtacaaaataattcaacttgcttaaaaacagtaaattgtcaatagaacaccatatcaactagtttggcatgatcttacattataactttatattaaataaaggtaatattacatttactctggtaaccatggagatcaggaacctgactgctttcttctttctttctttctttctcctttctttctcctctttctcatttctttctttctttctcctcttcctcctttctttctttctttctttctttcctcctttctttctcctccttctcctttatctttctttctttctttctcctcttcctactttctttctttctttctttctctccaggaggataaaatatgtaatatgtatcattcttttgtggttacaccatttgacattttcaggagcattcagtcttacttttggtaaaaaatggtgcaaatgtcatttcaaatgatataaaaccaacaaaaatactaaatgtacattttaacaaacctgatgctgcttttaaatctagtttaactgatttatgaattcatcatcttgtcaacacttatttatcactgacccacaTCTGTGTTTTAACTCCTGAACATCTGAACATCGACAGTCAGCTGTCGTACCTCTGGGTGCTGCAGGTGGTTGTTGGTCTCTCGTAGTTCCTGCGCAGCGCGGCTCCTCTCGGATCCTTCGGCTCTGTGAGCGGCTGGTTGTCCTGAATGATTCCCTGGATCACCGAGCCGCCGCTCTTCTTCACCCTCTTCAGATCCACAACGTAGGACGACACGCTGGACAGCTGGTGGGACACGCCGATCTGACGGGCAGAAGGTTAGGGTTCATGTGAGAGGAGAGACGTGTGTTTATATAGCAGTGATGTCTGaggcctgcaggtggcgctacATGTGTTTATATAGCAGTGATGTCTGaggcctgcaggtggcgctacTCACCAGCTGCTGGTTGCAGGCTGCCAGGTCCGACACTTTGCCCCAGCCGACCGGAACCACGTCGAAGCAGCGGTCGGGCTCCCAGCCGAAAACACGCAGAGAGTCTGTGGCTCCGCTGAACAGACAGCCGCCGTCTGGGCTGAAGAATAAACACCTGCAAACACCAGAGgacaggggtcagaggtcaggggtaaggggtcagaggtcaggggtcaggggtcagaggttagaggtcaggggtcaggggtcaggggtcaggagCACAtcatcagacagacagaagactCACCTGACAGGACTCGTGTCTCCCTCCAGAGATCCGATCATAGAAAACTTCTCCAGGTCCCAGAGCTTCGTGGATCTGcagcaaacagacagacacagacttTTACTGTCAGTCGGTTTTATTTCCACCATGAAATTAAACCGAACTTCGTCTATTTTTATCtcattataaataaattcagCTGCCATTATAACCCTCCTGAtgtcctcgggtcaattttgatGTATAGTTTCTTTAAACGAGGCCTACTgacaatcatttccaaaaatctGTGAAATAAGTTAGAATGAAGTTTACTAAACACAGAATCTGGACATAATTTAAACCTTCatgttttataaacagtcaaagcAGATCGGGTCAACGTTGACAGAAGACAAACGTTGCAGGTTGACATGCAGGAATATTCACTAATCTGACTCTGTGGCTGAGATTtgggaagatgatgatgatgatgatgatgatgaagattgGGTTTTCACATCTGAAAACATTAAGTACCAACTGAGTGTGAACGAGGGAACAGACAGCGTTCAATAAACTGATATGATGAAGAACTgctaataaaaacagatttattctTCACAGTTATTTAAGATTCATCAGTTTTTTCATGTTCAGTATTTTCTCTGTCGTCAAGTGATGAGCAGACGGTCTGACTGTCTTTAAAGAGGACAAACACTTGTAATTATGTCTTAATCTGAATTAATTTGGAGTTTAAATTATGCTGAAATTTACTAAAATACTCAAACTAAATTAATATTCTCTTCAGAATATATCATCAGTTTACTGAGCTGGTTTCTATATAACAGGCTGTAATATTCTCTCTAATATCTCTGATGGTCACATGATGCCTCTCATATCAGTCAGGAAGCTCTTTGCTTTAGAAAGACGTTTTTATCTTCTaacagctgctctgatggaTTCATGATTTTAATACTGATACTTTTGAActtattatgtttttgtctgccatcacactgtataataacagCTAAAAACTCTGGTCATAACTTACAGTCACTGCGCACTTTATTTTCTACACACATCGCACATTTACTTTGCACTAAAATCAACACTGCCAATCTGTTgtatatacttttgtacattacattttattttatttactattgctattttagtatgtatagtttgtttttttatattattattctttatatccttatactatatgttgttatcGTGACTGTATCgtcactgtgtttctgtgtaatgctgctgataCACTGtcatttcccagcttgggatcaaaagtctatctatctatctatctatctgtttCAGAAAACAGGACTTTAAGCTTTGAAtgattttgtgaatgaaactcgTCCACAAATAAATGGGAATGAGTCTTATATGAACATTTCTGGGCATCGATAATTAAATCTCAGGAATATTCAGCTGCTCATGAAAAGAAACCAGATTTACTACAGATTCAGACAGTTCAGAGAGTTTTGTTGAATGTGATTTGGGATCAAACCTCACAGAGTAAAGTCTGAACATGTTGGTGTAGTGTGGTTGAAGGTGTCGTACCTGTCCGAGCTGCCTGACGCCAGCAGATACTCGTTGGGGTGAAACTGGACGATGTTGACGGCAGCGGTGTGAGCTCTGAACTCTGTGATGGTTTTCCCCTGAGTCAGATCCCAAAGCTGAGAAGAGACAACGACACTCAGACACAGAATCAAGCTGCAGGAGACGAATGTTTACTGAGAACTTCATGAGAAACTAAATGGATTTATGAGAGTGACTCTtcatataatgatataatgagGATTTAATCCTCCATCTGTCTCCTCACAGCTGTTTACTATTGAAACTGACATGTGAGAATTAAGAGTGAAGAATAAATCAGACATCActctttattcttcttctttactcCGTCTGTCTCTCATCTCAGAGCTCATTGGTTCAAACTGACGACACAAATATAAAGTTTCATcctttaaccttcatgtcgttttaccgggtcaaattgaccccgtctgttttgattgttccttctttcctcccttccttcctcccttccttcctccttctctctttctttccttcctctctctttcctcccttccttctgtccttccttcctccctccctccttctttccttctttccttccttccttccttccttccttccttcctttccttcctctcttccttctttcctccctccctccttctctctttttttcctccccctagcttccttccttcctacctcttttcctttctcctaccctccctccttctctctttctttcctcgctccttccttcccttccttcttccttcctcctttccttccttcttcctccctcttttcctacctccctccctcttttccttccttcttcctttcttccatccttccttcctccctcttttccttcttcctttcttccatccttccttcctccctcccttccttccttcttactcccttccttccttgactcgaggacaacaggagggttaaaaaagtCTCAGTAACTTCCTCAATCAGCTGCTCACTGTAGGAGGAAATAGAGCATTTaatggggactattttcagctgcggatGAATCCCAGTTTGAGTGTTTTGACGATGTGCTTATTTAATAGTTATCTtacaacagaggaataagatatgaAGCAGTAAAACAAGAACTTCAccttaaataaagatttaaatcaGAAACGATCAGATCaaacaataattaaacatgATAACGAAGCTTCAAACTCCTGATAAATAATAGGTATTAGTTAATAAAGGTTTGGTGTTTGTACCTTCACTGTACAATCATCGCTGGCTGAAGCCAACCACTTCCCATCAGGACTGAAAGCCAGACTCCTCACAGCCTGAGTGTGTCcctgaaacaacaacacacacacaacttcagCTACTCACACACGTTAAACAACATTATCAAGACTTAACTAATGTCTGAAATACACTGTTAAccctttaatatttattttattattatgaacatGAGAATAATTCATAATTCAGATATGTTATTAAAAGTGAAGAATACGGAGTGTGAGTCTCGTATCTGATGTCTCACCTTGTACCTGAACACGTATCCTTTCCTCCGAACGTCCCACAGCTGATAGAGAGAGAACAAGTTTACAGGTTTagataaaaagaaacagagatgaAACTTAatgtgaatacacacacaccaggcggggagttccggtcctctgaaatgaggccaacgtggaagtaacttaaaactgcattctatcaaaaggccaccagggggcgaccgttttggtgtcaaaaggacttccgtctctatacaagtcaatggagaattca
This genomic interval carries:
- the katnb1 gene encoding katanin p80 WD40 repeat-containing subunit B1, translating into MAAANTTKISWRLQEFEAHSSSVSCLALGKSSGRLLATGGQDCRVNIWAVSKANCIMSLTGHKNPVECVQFNLSEEQVVAGSQSGSIRVWDLEAAKILRTLMGHKSNVTSLGFHPFGDFLASSSMDTNIKLWDVRRKGYVFRYKGHTQAVRSLAFSPDGKWLASASDDCTVKLWDLTQGKTITEFRAHTAAVNIVQFHPNEYLLASGSSDRSTKLWDLEKFSMIGSLEGDTSPVRCLFFSPDGGCLFSGATDSLRVFGWEPDRCFDVVPVGWGKVSDLAACNQQLIGVSHQLSSVSSYVVDLKRVKKSGGSVIQGIIQDNQPLTEPKDPRGAALRRNYERPTTTCSTQRVKQSSDADRRSPEGERRSPSEDEADDKNVSSAEIHNAEDFKEIFQPKNAISRTPPKISEPFPAPPEDETVLAIGRHLKDMIAPFPDKQLTTPLASSTPVQRVEPTVVSCVKRPVSSPIAAPAFSNVSDPPPHPHHPHPHHHHPHPQPAVTAAKTKPQPKIILSTRNEPIGLNVADFLPSSPNNRGVALSDEEALSQIKKGHDTMCVMLSSRHKNLQTIRAVWAREDIKSALDTAVSMNDLSIVVDILNIINLQPSLWKLDLCTTILPQIDKLLQSKYESYMQTGCTSLKLIMKHFWMLISDTLKATPSVGVDITREERHHKCRVCCKQLKNLSNMVKNKAVQVGRHGSVFKELQLLMAPLDDSL